A section of the Humulus lupulus chromosome 2, drHumLupu1.1, whole genome shotgun sequence genome encodes:
- the LOC133814675 gene encoding uncharacterized protein LOC133814675: MPNYVKVMKDVLTRKRRLGEFEIVALTKECSAFLQDKLPPKLKDPGSFTIPCTIGNIYCGMTLCNLGASVNLMPMSIFKQLGIGEVRHTTVTLQLADRSLAHPDGKIEDVLVRVDRFIFPTDFIVLDYEADREVHITLGRPFLATGRTLIDV, translated from the coding sequence ATGCCTAATTATGTGAAGGTCATGAAAGATGTTCTTACAAGGAAAAGAAGGTTGGGTGAGTTTGAAATTGTGGCTCTAACCAAGGAGTGTAGTGCCTTTTTGCAAGACAAGTTACCTCCAAAGTTAAAGGATCCTGGGAGTTTCACTATTCCATGTACTATTGGAAACATTTATTGTGGGATGACTTTATGTAATTTAGGCGCAAGCGTTAATTTGATGCCAATGTCTATTTTCAAGCAATTGGGGATTGGTGAAGTTAGGCATACTACAGTTACTCTTCAACTTGCAGATAGATCTCTTGCTCATCCAGATGGGAAGATTGAAGATGTGTTGGTGAGGGTAGACAGATTCATATTCCCTACTGATTTTATTGTGCTAGATTATGAGGCGGATAGAGAGGTGCATATTACCTTGGGGAGGCCATTTCTTGCAACAGGAAGAACTTTGATAGATGTGTAG